In Rhinolophus ferrumequinum isolate MPI-CBG mRhiFer1 chromosome 18, mRhiFer1_v1.p, whole genome shotgun sequence, a genomic segment contains:
- the EXOSC9 gene encoding exosome complex component RRP45: MKETPLSNCERRFLLRAIEEKKRLDGRQTYDYRNIRISFGTDYGCCIVELGKTRVLGQVSCELVSPKLNRATEGILFFNLELSQMAAPAFEPGRQSDLLVKLNRLLERCLRNSKCIDTESLCVVAGEKVWQIRVDLHLLNHDGNIIDAASIAAIVALCHFRRPDVSVQGDEVTLYAPEERDPVPLSIHHMPICVSFAFFQQGTYLLVDPHEREERVMDGLLVIAMNKHREICTLQSSGGIMLLKEQVLRCSKIAGVKVAEITELIQKALENDQKVRKEGGKFGFAESIANQRITAFKMEKAPVDTCDVEEKAEEIIAEAEPPAEVVSKPVLWTPGTAQIGEGVENSWGDPDDSEKEDDDEGGSDEAVIFDSIKMDTEIEVSNTGSQDAPIVLSDSEEEEMIILEPDKNPKKIRIQTINAKQEKAPSKRPVRKRKKKRAAN; the protein is encoded by the exons ATGAAAGAGACACCACTTTCAAACTGCGAGCGCCGCTTCCTCCTCCGCGCCATCGAGGAGAAGAAG CGCCTGGATGGCAGACAAACCTACGACTATAGGAACATCAGAATCTCATTTGGAACCGATTATGGGTGCTGTATTGTGGAACTTGGGAAAACAAG AGTTCTTGGACAGGTTTCCTGTGAACTTGTTTCTCCAAAACTCAACAGGGCAACAgaaggtattcttttttttaaccttgaacTCTCTCAGATGGCTGCCCCAGCTTTTGAACCCGGcag GCAGTCAGATCTCTTGGTGAAGTTGAATCGTCTCTTGGAAAGATGTCTAAGAAATTCGAAGTGTATAGACACTGAATCTCTCTGTGTTGTTGCTGGTGAAAAG GTTTGGCAAATACGAGTGGACCTGCATTTATTAAATCATGATGGAAATATTATTGATGCTGCCAGCATTGCTGCCATTGTAGCCTTGTGTCACTTCCGAAGGCCTGATGTGTCCGTCCAAGGAGATGAAGTGACACTG TATGCCCCAGAAGAGCGTGATCCTGTGCCATTGAGCATCCACCACATGCCCATTTGCGTCAGTTTTGCCTTCTTCCAGCAAGG CACCTACTTATTGGTGGACCCCCACGAGCGAGAAGAACGTGTGATGGACGGCTTGCTGGTGATCGCCATGAACAAGCACCGAGAGATCTGTACCCTCCAGTCCAGTGGTGGGATCATGCTGCTGAAAGAGCAG gTTTTGAGATGTAGTAAAATTGCTGGTGTGAAAGTAGCGGAAATTACAGAGCTAATACAGAAGGCTTTGGAGAATGACCAGAAAGTCAG GAAAGAAGGTGGAAAGTTTGGCTTTGCAGAGTCTATAGCAAATCAAAGGATCACagcatttaaaatggaaaaggccCCTGTTGATACCTGTGATGTAgaggaaaaagcagaagaaatcaTTGCTGAAGCCGAACCACCTGCAGAAGT TGTTTCTAAACCTGTGCTCTGGACTCCTGGAACTGCCCAAATTGGAGAAGGAGTAGAAAACTCCTGGGGTGACCCCGATGACTCTGAAAAGGAGGATGACGATGAAGGTGGCAGTGATGAAGCAGTCATTTTTGATAGTATAAAAATGGACACTGAAATAGAAGTCTCCAATACTGGAAGCCAAG ATGCCCCTATAGTGCTGTCAGAcagtgag